gttaaaaTATTATTGAATTTTGCACTCTAATATGTGTAATTCAACATGAAATATTAACATGTTTAAAATCAATTGTATGGGAATGAGAAATCGTTTCCATggccaaaaaagaaaaagataaccTAAATTATAAGCTTTGTTTTGTATTTTGAGCTATGAGCTCATGAGATCCAATTCGATTAAATGAACTAATGCAccaataatgaaataatataattattaattaattcaaaCACTCATGAACTATGAATGTACATGACTGTTATAATGTACATTCATGTATTGTGTATTAAATATCTAAAGCCCTTAAATTTTGtaaatatatttaatagaaaATGAGCATTCGTCACTTATACGGTTATACTATtcaaataaatattcaatatatacatatatattgtttGATCATAGATATTCTTAAAATCTTTTTCTTTTTGACAAATCTAAACGCCCCATAGTCAATCAATGATCTCAATGAATTGGCACGAAGGAAACTATAGAATTCATAATTACATCCTACCATATTTAAcacttaatatttatatttttttttatcaatttcactcTTATTCTTTTTGCAGGACcattaactttttaaaaaaacatCAAATCAGATTTTTTAATGAAAACGATGCTAGCATAACAACTTTCGAGGCATTCAATATATATACACTCAATTATGACATAATAccatttatcttatttgtcaatcaataaataatctaaaacttataaaaatatttaaaaataaaaaattaaaaaatacataaaaatatataaattgttATGCGAgttacaattttaaaataaataataatttaataatttattttagttgGTATTTctatttaaaaacaattaaactctttttaaaagattaaaggttaaatttaactgaaaataataaaatttaaattaaaaaatataaatattatctctacgtaattcaaacaaatagaaaGGTTAATGCTTGTTAGGTTTTGACACGTTCGCTCCTGACTCAACCCCCAAAGGTCCCATCCCTCAACGATTTTTCATGCAAAATTCTAATTAACCTAATAATATCTTATTAATTAATTGAGTTTTTGTTTTAACGATTAATTAAACGTAAATCAATGAGATAAAGACATAATATACGCGTGATATTAGTCAGTAGATGATTGGTCCACGTTTATGCCTGACTTGCTTAATTAAATTCCCTTCCACCACTTAGTTTTTAATCAACTTATATTTTggccaaaaaaatatatatatatatatatttaaaaattaaataagaatATTCTAAGCTGTTGCTTTGCAGGATTGCTATCTGATTCTAATATACCATTGGtcaaaaaagaaggaaaaaaagagagaaaaaaatctGATATAACATGAATATGTGCATGGGATAAGGACTTCTCAACTgacattttttaaatatattttttataattcagATATGGTTCAATTATTAGTACAAGTTCACACTGCTATTGGACTTTGATAATGATATTCTTTATTTTCATGGTTTTGTCGTCCCCAAAATTGGAAACTTGTAGAAGAGTTATTGGAGAAAATATCATAACCCACCATATTTTAATACCactaataattttaaaacatgCACGTAATGTAAATTATATACTTTTatcttatttcattttcattacgtCATGTTTGCGATATCATTACCTTTTTGAAATACCTACCATTCATTTCACTTTTACTTagcttaaattctaaattttatccAAAAATTTATCAATAAACCCCGAATTACCATATCAAGTCAAGTCAaagagaaaaattattttatagatcCTTCCCACTATATTATTCAGAcctcttttaattatttaataatattttaataaattttttatgtcattgatacataattttaataattttttttaattttaaactcGAATTCTAAACCCTAACCTATGAAATTTTAGGCTTAAAGCTTAGGGCTTATAGTTTCGAGTTTAAGATTCATGTTCATGGTTCGGGATTCGATGCTTAGTGTTTGGGGTTTAAGATTTAGTATTTAGAGTTCGATATTTAGGGTTAAGGATACAAGATTCTAGGTTCTGATTCCAGgctaaaaaaataccaaaattatgtgtcaatgaCATGAAAAAAATTGTTCAAATGTCATTATATAATTGGGAAGGGACCGTAAATTCTGTGGTGGGAAGTGCCACGTAAATTTAACTTGATTTGAGTCAAATTCTACATGTAATTTTCTAAATTCAATAATTAtcgatattaaaattttaattagagaaaagtacataatattatttaaaatttagtaaaactaaattttaaaaataatatttgttagcttaattagattttaatttgtTACTATCTGTTTACAAATTCAATATGCttttttcaaataaattttattatcacTTTCCATATCTATTGTACATATCATATTTCTTTAaagttaatataatattttgatatttgggTTTGGTTTTAATGTTCAAATTGTTAGTTAAGTTTTTGCcctaaattgataattaaatttgaccTTAATGTTCAATTTGGTATCGGACCAAACGGTTTCTTGTAACCtaataaatatttgacatgtGTACTTTATAATAAGCATAGGTACAAAAACACTTAAGCATCACATTAAAAAGTTTAGATAGCAAAGTGAATATTAAAGCCAAAATCAAATACCAAGTTTAGATAAAAAActttagatattaaattaaacattgaAGCTAAACATAGATACCAAATAATATAAGGATGAATACACAACtatatatgaaatttaattttcacaaatcattaacaatattatttaattaatactaTTTTCCGTTGATGATtatatacacaaataattatattaattcaatataaaaataaatatatatacttgtttctttaaatgtgtacaatttaattaatatcaaaatttcaCCTAAATAATtatactaaatcaaaatattcatatatcaaattacacattaaatcaaaatttatatataaaattaatatttatcccAATAAATAATTAACCCTATTTGTTACTGCACAGAGCGCATATTTACGTTTAACTACCGACAAATGGACATTTTACTTTCATGTATAGCTGTATGAAACATACTGCTATTACATTAATCCATTATTTATCCATATACTATAACAGTTGACCGATCTGTCTGAAAATGGAAGGTACATTTTGTGATTATGGATTTTGGTTTTACACACTATTGAGATTGACATATAGTTTAAAGCTTATTGAAACAATATTATTTTACATTGTTCTGCTTTTTGTCTTATGCTAATCAtgatttttatgttattataaaatcttatattaattattaacttTCCTTCATTCAGCGGCAACTACACGCTCGTAAAGCCTTTTGTTTTGAATATTCTGACATACCCGGTTTCTAGGGTAACATGCGCCTTATTTTCATTGGCTAGCTGTCTTCGGTCGGCAACTTGAGGGCCCCACAAAATGTCATTGGGCAGATAGCTGACCCAGTTTTAAATACGATCCGAAAATCTAATGAATCGGTCAATTTTAGGTTTATTCCACTTTATGTCATCAAACTATGGCCTATATTCTAAATtagttcttaaattttaaaacattattgaaTCTTTAAAGTATCAGAATGTCATCAGTTTGAAGCTCAAATATGGCATTAAACATATTTCAAATAtatggattaaattaaaaatacatttgtACCTATTGTATCGACAATTTAGAATTGACTTGctaaaaaagaagagaaataatCCTCTTAAATTTTAATGACGTTATTTAACATATTGAATCCAAGCTATTCATATGATAGATATACACGTGTTTATAATTTAACTAAgggtgaaataaaaaaaaattacttagGAGGGTTGggatgaaattataaattttttgagGGCAAAAGCTAAAAAATTTAAGACATAGTTAGAAAGGATTAGATTGCATTTTTTTGGAGGggccaaaaacaaaaaaaataatttcaattaagaactaaagggattaaataaaataatttagtgTTTGAGAGGGATCAAGGGAAAATTTTTCAATTAACCAAGGGGGCCAAGGCCCCTAGGTTGCACCCTTGATTTGAtctatatgttttaaatatgcttTATGCTAGATTTAAAACCAACATTTAACACTAGGCTCAAATAAGGACTTGATTGATACAATATCAATATTTTCAGGattcaattataaaaaattaaagttagGTGATGAATTTAAAATCTAGCAGATAGTTTGAGTGTGTTTTGTGACATTAACCCTTTTAGTTTTCAAAGTGAATTTATTTTCTGGAGTTAGTACTCTACTTTTTAGCAGTTTCGGAGAAGCAATCACTTGTCCATCCTCAAAGCTCCACGTGTCCCAAACACGTGTCTTAAATACGTGGACTCCAAATCGAACCCAACCTGTCGTTTCACAGTCAACTCGTAAGCAGTATGCAGCCATGTAATGCACCATATTCGGCCACGTGTCCTCCAAGATATTCTCGTTATATTTCCATTGGATTTAACTGAAACTCCTCACTCAGCTTAACCAAACAAAAAAAGCTTTTGGATTTTATATGCACGTAAGGAGCAGAGTACTctgttgttttaaatttttacgcAAATGATACAAAAGAAATTCAGTGAAGTTGATCGCCGGATTTTTTCTTTTCCGGCAGTTCATCCTTGCGAAGCAGTATCTCCGGCGACCCTTCTCGGTTCCTTAATAGTTCTTTCTCAAAATATCGGTAATTACCAATCGAAATTCTTCGCTAGCCAAAGAAGAAATTCCCGGGAGGCAATTCGAAAAATCGGGATTTTACTTGTGTTTTTCGAGGAGATTCACGATCGGGGTTTAATTCTTCCCGAGACGGCCGTTCTTTGTTTCTCCGAGCTCCATCTTACTTTCCAAAAAATCCGGTTCTTATTGGAGGATTGTTCACGAGAAGGAGCAAGGCTATGGATTTTAATGAAGTCAGAGATGGTCGTCACTCAATTCCGCGTGCTTATTAGAACTGTGGCCACCGCCTTAGACATTTTGCCGTTGAATTCGATGGATATTTGCGGCGAAGTGAAGGAATTGGTGGAGTTGGTAGCGAAACAAGCACGGAAGGCGAGAATCGAAATCGACCCCAACGATGAACGAGCTATGAGACGAGTTCTTTCGGTTTTGGACCGGTTCGAGAAAGGAATAGAACCAGAATTTCAAGTCCTGAAATGGGTTCTTGATTATCTCGAGATCAAAACATGGAGCGATTGCAATAAGGAAATCAAGTTCTTGGAAGAACAATGTGTTGAAAGTGAAGACAGGGAAGTGCCGTTTCTAAGTAGTTTGCTGGGTTTCATGTGTTACTGTCGGGTAAGGATTTTCGATACATTAGATTACCAAAACGCCGACCAAACTGACGTACGATGTAATATGGAGGTTCTCAGTTGTTTAAATCCTGAAGATTTTCGTTGTCCGATATCATTAGAATTAATGATCGATCCTGTCACGGTCTCAACAGGACAAACGTATGATCGGTCTTCAATACAAAAATGGTTAAAAGCAGGGCATACAATTTGTCCCAAAACAGGGGAGAAACTAACCAATACTGAATTGGTTCCAAACACAAATCTCCGTAAGCTGATCCATCAATTCTGTGCCGACAATGGGTTGTCTCTAGCCAAAACAGGGAAGAAATCTCGGGACATAACGAGGACGATCCTTCCTGGAAGTCCGGCAGCCGCCGAGGCAATGAAGTTTCTGTCGAGGATAGTAGTGAGGAACCTGGTTTTTGGAACGAGTGAGCAAAAAAACAAGGCAGCTTACGAGATTCGTTTGCTTGCAAAAGCAAATATTTTTAACAGGTCTTGTCTGATTGAAGCTGGAACAATCCCACCACTTTTGAACTTGTTGTATTCTTTTAATAAGTCTATACAAGAGAATGCAATTGCAGCTCTTTTGAAGCTTTCAAAGCATGCAAATGGGAAGAAAATAGTGGTTGAAAATGGTGGATTGAGATCAATTGTTGCTGTTCTTAAAAGGGGAATAAGTTTAGAAGCAAAACAAATAGCTGCTGCGACTATATTTTATCTTTCTTCAGTGAAGGGATATAGAAGATTAATCGGTGAAATTGATGAAACAATCCCTGCACTTGTTGATCTTATTAAAGAAGGTACCCCATGTGGGAAAAAAAATGGAGTGGTAGCACTATTTGGTCTCGCTTTATACCATGGGAACCGTCAAAGGGTCATTGATGCTGGTACTATCCCGTTGCTCCTCCATATTATAGCGTCTTCGAATAAAGACGAGCTCATTGTGGATTCGTTAGCGCTTTTGGCAACGTTAGTCGAGTGTCTCGACGGAACGTTAGCGATCCTCCAGGCCTCCTCGTTTCCTTTAATAACCCGGATCTTGCAATCTACAACATCTCAAGCGGGGAAAGAGCATTGTGTTTCAATCTTCTTGTCTTGTTGCAATAATGGCGGTGACGAGGCCGTTGCCGTATTGGCTAAGGATACTTCGGTGATGAGCTCGTTGTACTCGGTTACGACGGACGGTACGGCTCTGGCAAGTAAAAAGGCTCGGTCGTTGGTAAAGATGCTTCATAAATTCCATGAAACAAGCTCGTCTGGACAAGGGTGTCAAGCATGTACGAATGAACAATCAGTTCATGTTTGGTAGTATAGTAAAATTTATTTGCtgcatgtaaatatatatatatacttaattaaGATTTGAATTTCGAGACATTAGCTCAGTTTTTGTAGGAGCTAATGGCTGCACAATCATATACTTTACTTTTACtctgaattgaattatttttatcataattcttttctatcaaataaaattaaatatgttagaattaaatgaccgaatatttatttaaataaataatattgtggtaaaataaaataaaataaaattcatataaaattacacttcttttatattattttagaataaagtttttaaatcttattaaactccatctattttatattttattagaaTAATGTATTTTATTCTTACTAGAATGTGGCTTTagaagcctataaatagacatagtctattcctctagtaattattcgaattcgacatagtgaattttcttctcctttgtccgtgatttttttttctaaaagggtttccacataaaaatctgtgtgttttttattttattttattttattttattttatttttcacaaatttgtATCAGAGCTTCCAAGTTGCTCATcttgatcacggtaatggcgtctttaaagtatgaaattctgctgttggatcgcaacaccagatttgcgttgtggcagattaagattcAAGCAGTCCTTGTGCAGATAGATCTGGAGGATGCTCTGCTAGAGATAGATAAGATgtcttcgacattaacagatgaagagaagaagcgtaagggtTGAAAggtgttaacacaattacatctacatttgtccaataaaattttacaggatgtgatgaaagagaaaatcgCCACTGCATtgtggaagaggctagaacaaatatgcttgtcgaaaactctaacaaacaagttgcatatgaagcagcgtctttatggtcatcgtttggaggaaggtgcgtctgtacacgaacacttaacagtgtttaaataaattctctcaaacttggaggccatggaggttcagtatgataaggaagatctagggttgattctactttgttcgttgctcCCGTCTTATttaacctttagagacacaattttatatagtctcgagtctctcacagttgatgaggtttatgattctttgacctcgtatgatgaGGTTTATTATTCGAagtcgacatagtgaatttttttctcctctacccgtggttttttcccgaaagggttttcacgtaaaaatctgtgtgttctttattttattttattttattttctcacaaAATAATTAAGATTTTGTGTGTCAAGAGACTTGAATGAAATTTCTTTCTTTGTTAGTTAGGTATCttttcttaattccttatttcttttttatttacttaaagattttcaaataattagttaattaactaattaataaaTAGTTAATCTATTTCATAACAGGTAAATGAACAAAAATAAGCATATTTACAATGACTATTTGAGAATagaaataatcatataaatacaaacatgaaagttaaaaataattttatatatacttGAAATTTACCCTCCTTTCACACATTGTTcttcttttaataaattttcagcCTTGGGTATATCTAAAAGCATTTAAagcatttaattttaataaataattgctctaaatttaaaattcatctctctaaaaaattaaaaattaattctttAACGTTTTCTTTTGGtagaaaaaagtaaattaattacaGATTATTTGCAGCACAAGTAATCGCATGCTTAGCATTTATATATAATTGTTCCATCAATAGATTTGGAATTTTCTAGAACACTTTAGGACTATAAAGAAGATTCTTCATTGAACTAGCGAATTCATGCATGACAAATTAGCCTTCCTTGGAATTTGTTGTATGATCACATGCCAATCTCATCTACACAATTTGAATTCGTAAGACCAAATAAATACCTATATGAAACTACACATGATATATCCATAATGGCCCCAACAATTAGAACACAATTTGTTTCAATTACAATTTTCTTCCTCTTTGCATTTCAAGTCAATATGAGATTATCATATATTCCAATGTTCAACTTGCGTAACATTGCATTTTTCAATGTTTTCTCTCAACTCTACCGAGTCAAGTGCCGTGACCATCTCTCATCGTTACTACTGTTAAAGCCAACCTCAAGCTCAGATTCTTTGCCTCATCTGTGTTAACTTTAATGTATCCAAAAGGTGAAGTTCTCTACTCCCGATTCTATGTATTCCTTGCactattgaaaattgaaaattgaaaacatGATAGTATTGTAAGAGcatattaagttttgaatttgaaaatcaacaattcaataaattatacgcataaaattaacaaaaaaccAACAGCTCAATAGTGTTTACATGcaataaattaacaaaattattagttCAATTTACCAACAAAtggattaatttttcaattttaaaaaaatacaaaattaattttgacaaattaaaataattaagctaaattttcaattttgtaaAATAGAGAAATGAAAATTGTAATTAAACCTAAAAACTTAAAAAAGAAATCCTTTATATCTCTTTCAAAATATaattgtttttctttaatcttaaaataattattattaaacgGACAAACTATTAAACGCGGGTAgcactaaaaataattaattgaaacAGATTAAAAACCTTGGCAGAAAATTTCTTCTTCAAAGTCTCTCTGGTCTTTAGAATCCTAACTCGCAAGTTAGTAAGTATTCTTTGTTTATCTCTTTTCAAATTTAGATCTCTAATTTACAGCCTTCAATGTTCTTCTATTTCGATTCTCTATTTTCGGTACTTTCGAGAGTTGCTGTTTATgattatcattattatattttatttcagcTAAGAAGAAATGGCGACTGAACAACCAAAGCCTCAAAATGAAGACATAAATATGGATTTGTTTGAAGATGACGATGAATTTGAAGAATTTGAAATCAACGGAGGTAATTtctatttatcatttattttttaaGGGAATTTCCGTGATTCTAGGGTTTAATTTAGGCATTTGTTAAGTAATTGGGTATCACGAAAAAATTGATGTCGATCCGTTTGATCTTTctgttttctttctatttttgttAATGTTGGGCTATAAACTTATATTTAGGGGTtcgttttatagattttttgCTGTTCTGGGAATTTTTTTGAGCAGTAATACTTGTTGGTATCCATTAGGTCATTGCTTTTGTTACAAATGTGCATTTGAAAAATGTGATGATATGAAACTAGTGTTATCGATGACTGGTTGCTGGTTGTGATTTCGTTGCAAAGGTGTTCATGTGTTAATATGTCTCATAGAGTTTGTTTCTTTAGGTATCTGAGACGTATAAGTTGCCTGAGTTCATTTACTGGTTACTAAGGGGCAAATATCTACTGTTGAACTGTTTGTAAATGCAATTAATCTCCCTGATTTTGACCTTGATGGCCATATTATGCAAAATCTGGTTTGAAATCTTGTGCAAAATCATGCCTTGATCCTTCACAAATAGAACCGATTCTTGATTTATTAGAAACGCTTTGCAGGCCTCGAGTTGATTGCCTACTCTTGTAGCTAATCTGTATCTCGATAACTATCCTAGCAACAAACCGGTGTTTAATTATAGTGAGTAAATTATAATGACTCTTTTTTTGTGCCACAATTTAGACTAATAAGTTTCGGACGGCAGCTCCATGCCTCAAGCTAGGATGGCCTATTATCATCTATATGACTATGGCAGTCTTTTCAAATTCACCATATTTGAGATGTCACCTTACAGCCGTCTTGTCCTCCATGAGCTTGATTTCAGAATTAGCTATTGATAAGTATATTCCATGAGATGAAATCCGTCCTGATTTGAAGAGTTAAATGTTATAAAGAGTGATAATTAAAAGCAAAATATCAACCTAAATATATTACATAGACTAGGAGTGCGAGAGAAAGAAGACAGATGGCAATTTTCTTGTTGAATAATTTTGAGAGATGGgtcctttgggcttttgagttcACACTTTTTGGTCCTGATGTACTTTTAATGTTCAAGTTCTTAAATTCATAATTGATTTCAAAACTTGAAAAAGTAATTTGCATGTTAATACTTGTTTGAAGAGTATCGATTAAACATTTTTGTTGTATATCATGGTATAAAAAGTTTCATT
This window of the Gossypium arboreum isolate Shixiya-1 chromosome 12, ASM2569848v2, whole genome shotgun sequence genome carries:
- the LOC108478954 gene encoding U-box domain-containing protein 19-like, which translates into the protein MIQKKFSEVDRRIFSFPAVHPCEAVSPATLLGSLIVLSQNIGNYQSKFFASQRRNSREAIRKIGILLVFFEEIHDRGLILPETAVLCFSELHLTFQKIRFLLEDCSREGARLWILMKSEMVVTQFRVLIRTVATALDILPLNSMDICGEVKELVELVAKQARKARIEIDPNDERAMRRVLSVLDRFEKGIEPEFQVLKWVLDYLEIKTWSDCNKEIKFLEEQCVESEDREVPFLSSLLGFMCYCRVRIFDTLDYQNADQTDVRCNMEVLSCLNPEDFRCPISLELMIDPVTVSTGQTYDRSSIQKWLKAGHTICPKTGEKLTNTELVPNTNLRKLIHQFCADNGLSLAKTGKKSRDITRTILPGSPAAAEAMKFLSRIVVRNLVFGTSEQKNKAAYEIRLLAKANIFNRSCLIEAGTIPPLLNLLYSFNKSIQENAIAALLKLSKHANGKKIVVENGGLRSIVAVLKRGISLEAKQIAAATIFYLSSVKGYRRLIGEIDETIPALVDLIKEGTPCGKKNGVVALFGLALYHGNRQRVIDAGTIPLLLHIIASSNKDELIVDSLALLATLVECLDGTLAILQASSFPLITRILQSTTSQAGKEHCVSIFLSCCNNGGDEAVAVLAKDTSVMSSLYSVTTDGTALASKKARSLVKMLHKFHETSSSGQGCQACTNEQSVHVW